In Amaranthus tricolor cultivar Red isolate AtriRed21 chromosome 3, ASM2621246v1, whole genome shotgun sequence, a single window of DNA contains:
- the LOC130807944 gene encoding ankyrin repeat-containing protein BDA1-like — MQKMEMLFQMAQRGDVEELNQLLIKYPLILHQIPLISIHNPLHIASALGHLDFAKKLLELKPEFARQLDAEGYSPMHLACANGHVEIVREFIKVDPHICRLEGREGKTPLHVAVLGGRVVELREMLTNCEGCIEDVTVQKENCFHLAVKNFQCISFQVLLDWAREMRRDEVLNRKDEHGNTILHLAVWKKQRQVLEMLLTNSSSNLEVNAINNSRLTALDLLLIFPSEAGDREIQDILQGAGALKSQDLALNNTTSLSLTRDSPVTNSNSLIEYFRFHDGRDSPSDVRTTLLVIAVLVVTATYQVGISPPGDVWQDDDQVHLAGTSILGTHNLVSYILLVSFNSIGFNVSLYMIGTLTRKFPLQTELQICLFALYVTFNVAVTATSPKSARLFTTVFTSALPTAVPVACGLLQRYGVMGRFRRLFRICRRTS, encoded by the exons ATGCAAAAAATGGAAATGCTGTTCCAAATGGCACAGAGAGGAGATGTTGAGGAACTGAATCAATTGCTGATAAAATATCCCCTAATCCTCCATCAAATTCCACTAATAAGTATTCATAATCCTCTACATATTGCTTCTGCACTTGGGCACTTggattttgcaaaaaaattactGGAACTGAAGCCTGAATTCGCTAGGCAGTTAGATGCAGAAGGATATAGTCCGATGCACTTAGCATGCGCAAATGGACACGTAGAGATAGTGAGAGAGTTTATCAAAGTTGACCCACATATTTGCCGTCttgaaggaagagaaggaaagACTCCTCTACATGTTGCAGTGCTAGGAGGGAGAGTTGTTGAGTTACGAGAAATGCTCACGAACTGTGAAGGATGCATTGAGGATGTGACTGTGCAGAAGGAGAATTGTTTCCATCTTGCCGTCAAGAACTTTCAGTGTATTAGTTTTCAGGTTTTGTTGGATTGGGCAAGGGAAATGCGTAGAGATGAGGTTCTGAATAGAAAAGATGAACATGGCAATACTATCTTGCATCTCGCCGTATGGAAGAAGCAAAGACAG GTTCTGGAAATGCTTCTTACAAACAGCTCTAGCAATCTGGAAGTAAATGCCATAAACAATAGTCGTTTGACAGCGCTTGATTTGCTGTTAATTTTTCCAAGTGAAGCTGGTGACAGAGAAATTCAAGATATACTTCAGGGTGCGGGGGCATTAAAATCTCAAGATCTTGCCCTCAATAACACGACTTCGCTTTCTTTAACTCGTGATTCTCCAGTAACCAATTCAAATAGTCTCATTGAGTACTTCAGATTTCATGATGGAAGAGACTCACCAAGTGATGTTCGTACCACGCTTCTTGTTATAGCTGTGCTGGTTGTAACAGCAACTTACCAAGTTGGTATCAGCCCTCCGGGTGATGTATGGCAGGATGATGATCAAGTCCATCTTGCTGGGACTTCCATACTGGGCACTCATAACTTAGTGTCTTACATTCTGTTAGTTTCTTTCAATTCCATAGGATTTAACGTCTCTCTTTACATGATTGGTACTTTGACAAGGAAATTTCCCTTACAGACGGAGCTTCAGATTTGTCTGTTTGCATTGTATGTTACGTTTAATGTTGCTGTAACTGCTACTTCGCCAAAAAGCGCCAGGTTATTCACAACTGTGTTCACGTCAGCCTTGCCTACTGCAGTACCAGTGGCCTGTGGTCTACTTCAAAGATATGGGGTTATGGGACGTTTCAGACGTCTGTTTCGTATTTGTCGTAGAACAAGTTGA